The stretch of DNA CTATAGAATCAGCAGTAGTGGTTGGTCTGTGTTACTTTGACTCTTAGTTGGTTGTTTTGGTCAAAGGTTGTATGTGGATGCCCTTAGGGATCGGGTAGAGAGGGACaccctttctctcttcatctgtTCCCCAGTTGGTTCTTGGGTTAGTACCTTGGCTCAAAGCAGCCTTCTGGCAGGAGGACAGTGGAAGGTTGCAGAGAGGCCCGGTCCATCCCTGGAGGCACAGGCACTGGAAGGAGGGCCCAGTCTGGAGGCAGTGGGAATTGTGTGGACAGGGCTTCTGGGCACAGATGTCCACCAGAGTCTGAGGTTTAGGAGACAGCATGGGGCAAGACTGAGTGTCATGTGTTCAGGCCCAGAGATGGTCTTCTGCCAGCTGCTCAAAATCCTTACCTGTCAAGCTCTCTCCTGAATGGTCTGGGGCCAGGTGatagcctccctcccccacccccacatcccagAACAGTTCCTGGGATCAGAAATCCTTTCCTTACTTCTACTCCATGCAAACCTCAAGCTAGAGCTCAACTCCCAGATTCCACACCCCCTTTCATGTGGTTACCTTCCCAAGCTCCCTGCTCTTCTAGTCCCTGAGACCCTCCCACTAGAGCCCATCAGCCACCGCCCTCCTCAGCACACTTGGCTCAGCACCCCTCACCTGGCAGCTGTCTCCTGTGTAGCCAGGGGGGCAGAGGCAGTGGGGACCCTGAGGACCATCTTGGCAGGTTGCCCTGTTCCTACAGGGGCTGGACAGGACAGAGACAAGGCATGGTGGGAGGCAGTCCCGGCAACCAAAGGGCAGGGAGTGTGTGACGCGGTGATGAGATAGGAAACCAGAAAGGGAGTCATAGTGAAAGGATGTGAGATGTGGAATTCAAGGCAGCCTGGAGCCCCAGAGGAGATGGACAGGAAGGGTGGGAAGGCTGAGgggccccttcccttcctctaggGGTCTTTGCTCACTTGTCTGCACAGCTAGGACGGGTCCTTCCCTCACAGCGTGGGCCTTGGAAGCCCGCAGCacagaggcaggaggaggtgCCAGGCCTGTTCACACAGGTACCCCCATTGAGGCAcggggctggagagaggaggcTGTGAGGGGTTGGGTCCTTACCCATACCTGGCCTGTGACCTTAGTCACACCCCGCACAGGACATACACGCACTCCCTGCTGCCCCCATCAAAACTGCAGCTCGTGGTGGCCAGTTGATTTTTATCAGACGGCACCAACACACCCTGACCAGTTCCTCCATCCACCTGTGGCCCAGCCCCAGAACATGGTAGGTACTCACCAGAGGCACAGTGGTCAGTGCTTGTCTGGCAGCGGGGCCCAGTGTGGCTCCGAGGGCAGGTGCAGGAATAGCCCCCAGGGCTGGGGCTACAGGAGCCACCATTGAGACAGGGCCCTGAGTGACAAGCCGTTAGCTCCTCGCTGCAGGTGGGGCCTGAGGGAAATGAGTGGGGTCTGAGAAAGGGCATCCTcttctgtctgtcttcctccacttatctccccttccttttcctcatccCCATCCCTTTTGTCTTCCATccaacctcttttcttttcttaccacCTCCTGCATATCGCCTGTGGTCCCTGCAGCACATGCCCAGTTCTCCTTGGTGGTGACCAAGACCCAGAGGCCTTGGACACATGCCTCTACTGGTCTTGCTCTTGATTAGAGGTGGCCAGCCCAGAATGTCTGTGGTTTGGGAAGGGCCTCACCTGTGTAGCCTGTGGGGCAGGTACAGTTGTAGCCCgagggctgggggtggcaggTCCCCCCATGCGCACAGGGCGTGGAGATGCAGCCCCCTAGCTCTGCTTCACATTCTGGTCCTGTCCATCCCACATCACACACACATGAGGATCTGGTCATAACGAGAAAAAGAAGggtgtttttcttcttctggtgattttttcttctcccctccccactcctcatcATTGGTTAGACCcctatgactttctttttttttttctttttcatgttcattttcgagagagagagagagagagagagagagagagagagagagagagagacagggtgtgagtggggaggggcagagagagaggaagacacagaatttgaggctggctccaggctctgagctgtcagccgcgagatcacaacttgagccgaagtcagatgctgaactgactgagacatccaggcacctcttctgtttttaagtaggcttcacgcccattCCGGAGTCCAATCCAgcgtgggacctgaactcaccaCGCTGAGATCACatcctgagctgaggtcaagagttggaaattgaaccaactgagccacccagctctctgatctcttcttttttttggcCCTGAGACTCTGGTCCCCTTCTTCAGTGGCTCTGTTCTCAGCATTTTCCCCTTCCATACCTGCCTCCTGCTTGTTTTCTCCGACtatatgtatgaatatgtatatacatttcttctataatttgtttattatctgtctttcctCATTAGAATGAGAGCTCCATGAGAACAGACACTTTGTCTCTTTCGTTTTGTGCTATTCCTCCAGTGCCTGGAAAAGTATCcacacatagtagatgttcaatatttgtctaatgtatgattttttttcaaatttttcaattttttatttttgagagagagagagacagagtgagagtgggagaagggcagagagagagagggagacacagaatctgaagcaggctccaggctccgagctgtcagcacagcttggacgcggggcctgaactcatgaactgtgagatcatgacctgagccgaagtcggacgctccaccgactgaaccacccaggtacccctctaatGTATGGCTAATTAGCCCTGggatttcatgtttttcttcctgttctgaCCCTCTAGCCCTCCGTTTCTCCTGTTATTTATGAACTCTCCCCTCACGGGATAGCACTCACTAGTGGATCCCTCACCTTGGCTTTGACCTCAGAACTTGGccacttccttcttcttccctatTGGTCATTTCTTGCAGACTCACCCCTCCCTGGTTGTCTCCCCCTGGCCTAGCTGAGGAGGACCCAGAGGACAGTGGAAGGTTACCTCTGGCAGTGTCCGTGGTGGCAGGTGCAGTTGTCCTCAACGGGGGCACAGCCAGGGCTTCCGTCGGGGCAGAGGCAGTGAGCCTTGTCTTCCTGATCTTGGCATTTTTGCTTGGGCTGGCACAGGTTGGGGGCACACAGGGGAACCTCACAGAGATGacctggggtggggagatgggtcaCAGGGAAAACAGAGTCCCTCTATGTCCTCGATGGTGCCAAAACCACTTTTTACATATGACTTGCTCACTCCCCACGAACCTgtccttcagtggctccctgttGCCTCAGGATACTGTCTAACTTCCTTAGAATGGCACACAGGGTCCTGCATGGCATCATTTCGCAATGCAGTTACCTGCAGCTAAAACATGTAATCATTCTGTCTTGAcaaactcctactcattcttCCAGACTCAGCATAGCCATTACCTCCTCATGAAGCCTTCTCATCTCTAGTCTGGTTGGCTGGTCCTTTGTGCTCTTATAGAATCCTGTGCAGTCCTCTCTCAGAGCACCTGTGGCCATAACCAACAGGAGACTTCTTGGTCTCTCTGCACTAGATTTAAAGCCACTTGAGGAGAGCAGGTTTCTTACCAACTTGTGTCTGTGTCTGGCTGTGCATAGGAGGCACTTAATACATtctaaataagcaaatgaatggCTTCCTCTTGAACCCCATCCTGTTTCTGACCCTAATCACACCATTCATGTTGGGCCCAGTGTGGGCCCTGTAAATAACACCTGCTGTCAGCCTCAAGTTGTGCAGGTTTTGCATTGAATAATTTGAAGGGGttccattctcattctctttttacaGTCCAACCCTTGACTATCCAGCAATGACCTCTGCTCCACCCCTAATGGACTCAACTATCCTGCCAGTCCTTTCTAACACCTCCCCTGCTTACCTGTGAAgccagaggggcagaggcaaAAGAAGGCTCCTGGGAGATCCAGGCAGCTTGCTCCAGTGGGGCATGGGCCACTCAGACACTCATCCACCTCGGCCTGACAGCGAGGGCCTTCAAAGCCTATGGCACAGCAGGAGGGTCAGGGACCTGCAGGGGAGTCTGCACTTGGCCCCCACTCTTCCCTCCAGTGTTTGAGCACTGGTCTACCTGGAAGACACTCGCAGTGGAATGATCCAGGCTGGTCCTGGCACTGCCCACCGTTGGCACAGGGAGAGCTTCCACACTCATCGATGTCCTCCTCACACCGGGAGCCAGTGAatcctggggggcagggagtaAGTGGGGAGAGATGGTAAaggttctctttcctctcctctcctctcctctcttctcctctcctctcctcccctcccctcccctcccctcccttcccctcccctctcctctcctttccttctttttctttcttttgtgacttTGGATTCATCAGGGAGTTTGTTACAAATATTTGTGACTGAGATGTACAGGTATGATTTCATGGATTCAAACAAGAAATTTAGAGTTAATGCCACTATTTAACCTTCTATTTACACAGACAGAAATAACATTCCTATGAATTGCAGTGAAGAGAATCTTGTTTCAAATGGCTTGGTTTGGAGGTTCATCTGCatgtatcattatataatgaaGGTACCAATCTGGGGGCTTCTCAAAGAGTGATTTGAATTTCAGAACATAACAGCATATCTTAGTAACTTCATTCTTTATATAAAGAAGGTATAACTGGCTGTGTGTGTGAATGGTGAAAATACTATGTATCAAAAGCATAAATGCAAGTCGTGGCCCCTCCCCTCAGCAGGAAAAGTGAACCTGGGGGGCTTCCCAGAGAAGACACCTGGGGCAGGTGGAGGTGACAGGAGGATGATGTTCCGCACCTgccagttgtgtgactttgggcaagttactcaagcTCTCTAGGCTGCAGTGTCCTCTTCTGTAAAAGGGGAATAATAGAACCTACCTTATGGTGTCAATGAAAGGATTAAAGGAGGTAATGCCTGAAAAGTACACAGCCAAGTGCCTGGCCTGGAGCAAATATTCAAGAAACATCTGTTATCATCACATCAGGGAACAGAGGGATCGATAATGGTGGAGAAGGAAGGCCGGGGGCAGTTTTCCCTGCATCCAGGGTGAGCAGTGCCAAGACCAGCCTGGGATCCCCACGAGCGGACTCTGGAGGAGGGCCAGAAGGGACGATTTGGGTAATTTGGCAGGACAGAGATAAAGGTGGATGAGTAGGCGAGGAAGGTTTGGGATGTAACAGAAGAGAGTTGGGGGAGCAGAGGAGTTGGGAGAAATGGGAGCCTCGTTGGCCAAGCCAGGGTGAACTTCAAAAGGTTTGGGATTGCCGGGCCTGCACTGTGGTTCAGGGGCCTGGGCTGAAGGACTGGAGTGGAATCTGTACTCACCAGGCAGGCAGACACACAGGAAGCCGTTGAGGAGGTCCTGGCAGTCAGCGTGGTTCAGGCAAGGAGCAGAGGCACACTCGTCTGTCTCCACCTCACAGAGCTGCCCTTCTAAGCCTGGGACATGGAGATGTGGTGCAGGCTGAGCCCTGCCCGGGCTGCTCACCCCTTCTGCCCAGGAGGACCAGGGTTCTAGAACCCTCCCAGGGTGCTGTGTGCCTGAAGGTTGGGGCGACGAGCCTGCGGTCCTGCTGCTCTGCTGTGTGTGGCTCTGCCCCCTTTAAATGAATGTGAAAGCTCGgggggagggcacctgctgggaccCGAGGGGGCAGCAAGGAAGTACCTTTGGGGGCCATTCTCTGTGCCCAGACGGCAGGCTCACTGGGCTGGGCTAATGAGCCTGGAGGTCCTCAAGGTCAAATGAAACAAATGGGCATCTGCTTGGAGGTGAGTCATGCCCCTTGTTCTACCCCAGCAGGCTTCTGTGCCAGGGAGACCAGGAGTCCCCAAGGGGGGTATTTGAAGGGCATTTGGGTAGCTTGTTGGTCACATATTTGTCCTGTATCTTTGGGCTTGTCCTGGTATCCACAGTCTCAccctgaactgaagctggatCAGCCTCTAGACCTCGGCTGCCTCCCACTTCTTGCCTGGGGATTCTGCTTCTGAAGTTCCTTGGTATCTATGACCTTGTCCCTTGGAGGACTGCATGGTTTTCTCAGCTTTTTTCCTTGGATGCTGCTCAGTTTAGGAAGGCTGTTTGGTGTAGTGGTTAAATCTACTGAAGcgctgggtttgaatcccggccatgccacttactggctggacaactcacttaatctctctgtgtctgtttcttgtAAAATGGATACAGTAACAATACTGACCTTAGAGGGTTGTTCCCAAGATGACAAAATGCATGTAAGATGTTCAGGTGGTACTTGGCATAAAGTAAGCTATTATTTTTTCGGTTTCATTCAGCTTCCTGATATCGGGTTGGTCACTATACCCCTGGGGAGACCTGTCTCCCTTAAAAGTAACTTGGAGGTAGGTGCAGCCttgtggcacttttttttttctattgtaccAAATTCAAGCATACAGGCCCTTTGGGGTTTTAAGGATTTACTCAATCTCTACAGGGGAGAGTTTCTGTGATTAGGAGGAACATTCTGAGTTGGCATGAGCCGAGGCTGCTGTTGTTCTGCTCTTCCTTGATGGGCCTCTGTGCACAGTGGACCAGGCTGCGCACTTTACAATGACTATGAAGTGAATGCTCTCCTGTCACCTCCAGAGTTGAGCAGTGTACAACCTCAGTACCATCTGTGGCTGCCCTTCTCCTAGAGGCCATGGGTTTCCCAGAGTGTTCATCTTGGGTGGGGAGATGAGAAAGAGGTATTCTTTGATAGCTGATCCCAACTGGCCTGGGGCTATCTATGTTCTGGAGGGGTCATGCCTAGTGGGTTCAGGATTAGTCCCCTGTGTCCTCTACTCAGGGCCCCATCCATCTAGTACCTGGTGGGCAGAGGCAGTGGAAGGTGGCAAGCAGGTCCAGGCAGGTGCTGCCTAGATGGCAGGGCTGGGACAGGCACTCATTGTGATCAGCCTCGCAGCGGGAGCCCGTGTAGCCAGGGGGACAGAGGCAGTCAAAGGAGCCAGGGGTGTTGAGGCAAGAGCCGCCGTGTTCACAGGGACTGGGGCCTTGCTGGGCTAGGAGGAGAGGGGTCAGAAGTTCACAGGGGCCCAGGGCAGAAGGGCAAGGAGGCCAGACTGCCAGGGAAGGCACGAGGGCCTGCTTGTGGCAGAATGAACACAGCAGAGAAAGGGCTGGTGTCTTTAACACAGACGAGGACTAAGTGGGGCCCGGAGGGCTAAGCACTGGTGAGAAGACCGTGTAGGGAAGAATTGCCGAATCTGGACCAAATTGGGAAAAAAGAGatgattgtatttttaatttgaaaaataatttgcagaGGCTGTTTGGGACTCAGAGAGGATCTGATGTGGGGGTGCCTTACCCATCTGACACTCGTCCAGGTCCTGGTGGCAGGTGGGCCCCGAGTAGCCAGGCTGACACAGGCAGAGTGGAGAGCCTGTCAGGGGATTGGTGCTGCACTGGGCTTCCCCGTGGCATGGCTGGCTCAGGCACATGTCCTCCATGTGGCACAGGAGTCCTGGAGGGCAGGATGGGCCGCTTGAGGATCCCAGCTGCCCCCCTTATGCTTCTGTCACTTGCCATCCTCACGGCCACCTCCCCGAGCCCTCTGTCACACCTGTGCGGCCAGGTGGGCAAAGGCAGGAGAAGGAGCCCACACGATCGATGCAGGTGGATCCCGGGGCACAGGTGGCAGCAACACAGTCGTCTAGGTTCTCTTCACAGCCTGTGCCTCCACagccgctcacacacacacaatggaagcTGCCAGCTGAGTTCTGGCAGGTACCCCCATTTTGGCAGCGAGGGGGACCCTGAGCCTCACATTCATCCACATCTTCGGAGCAATCCCAGCCTGtgggggatgggatgggaagGGGACAAAGGCTGGAGTTGGGAGCCCTGTGAGGAGGGGAGGCTAGGGGCTGATGATATGGGCCACGGGGGCCATGGACTTGGCTTAAACGACTCACCTGTCCAGGCCTCTGGGCAGAGGCACGTGTAGGTGCTCAGCCCATCCAGGCAAGTGCCCCCGTTCTGACACTGGTGCCCAGCACAGTCATCTGGATTCACCTCACAGCTCGGGCCTCGGAAACCtgacagggtcatgggattagcGAAGGGAAGGGACCTCCCTGCCCCGGGAGAGGGGTGGCAGATGTGAGGACGCACcttgggggcagaggcagaggtggagggtggagtCTCTCCCTGGAACCAGCTGACAGGTGCCCCCATTGGGACAGCCCTTGCGGGGGCAGGGTCCTGGCTGGAGCTCACAGCGTGGACCCTCCTGCCCAGTGGGGCAGTGACACCAGAAAGATCCCAAGGTGTTATGGCAGGAAGTGCCTTTGGGGCAGGGCCCTGGGTCCAGGAAACACTCATTGATATCATGTTCGCAGGCATGACCCTCGAAGCCAGGTGGGCAGCGGCACTGGATCTGGGGGTACGTGGCCAGACACACCCCTCCATTGACGCAGGGATTGGCTGAGCAGAAGTCCCGAAGCTGGCACTGCTCACctgaggcagaggacagagggcGCTGTTcaatccccgcccccccaccctccacccctgctgGGAGAATCCAGCTCTCACTCTGGATTATCTGTGTCTGATTTTCATGTTGCCTTCTCTTTGTTCCCATACGCTTTTTGCCCTGCTCCACCACCCCTTGCCTCAGTTTGGGCATTCTGGAAAACGGGAGCTGTCGTTGTTGGTGGGAGTACTGCAGGCTGGCCCTGCGGAGCAGACCTGAGACACAGTGTCCTTCCAAATTTGGTGGCCTTTCCttggtggggaggagaaaagcaGCTGGCCTCCAGACTCGGCACCTTGCTGTGCCACCACCGCTGTGTGCCCTCAGGTGTGTCTGGCCTCCCTTGTCTGGATTTCCTAATCTTTAGGTGGGTACAGTGTTGCAGATAATGATAAGGAGACAGACGTCTCACGTGTTCCCCCCAGTGGCAAGGGCGGTGGTGGCGGCTGGCACTGGGCTAAGTGACCACCTCCTGAACAtcactccctttcctcctctcgaCAACGTTTTGACGTGTGGACATCAGCTGGCAACTGAGGATGCAGAGAGCTTAACTACCTGATGCAAGGGCGCGCGTCTCATCGGTGGCAGAGCTGGCACTGGACACGTGGGCCGCTGCTCTGAAGCACATGGCTTGGCAAGTTGCCATTGACAGTCCTCCTTGTTGTCACACCACGAGAGGCTGgtctcccacccccaaatcctcAGAATTACCCAGGCACTCAAACTATCTCCATGCCTgggcccaccccagacccactaaAGCAGCCTTTCTGGGACGTGGGCACCAGTATGTTGCAGGCTTTGCAGGTGATTGCTGTGCCTTGCCACGTTTGAGAAGCCTTGCTCTTCTAGTCCACCCCTCACAGATCACTTTCCTCCCCGTGTGGTCTTCACTGCCCTGTCCAGTCCTCTCTCTCCTGGTAGATCAGAGGAGCCTTCCTCTCCAGGGGCTTTCACCTCTGTCCCATACCCCTGACTGCTTCCCCGGGCTAGGACGCCCTGCCCACCAGGGGTCCCACACCCTCATCCCCGGGTTGCACCCCTCTTCCTTGCCTTGATACCCGTTCCTCTCTCTGGGTCAGATCCCTTCCACCCCCATTACACCTCCCACCACCACCGTCTTTCCAGGTGTTGTTATGGGTTCCTACTTGGAAGAATAAAGGCCAGATGCCCATTATGCAGAATCTAGGAggttcccctctccctgccttgtgCTAGGCATTAACCCTCTAGCTACTGGGTcgaggggccaggctggggcacTAAGGGGGCTATGGCAGTAGCCATTTACTAACGGGTTGGAAAACACTTCAACGTTTTAACCGTTGGTACAGCCATGCTGGTGAATGTGTCTCGGGTCAATGGTCAGCAAGAGGGCTTGTTGATTCTCACAGCGTCTGTCCTCAAAGGGGCTGGCTGTTTTGCAGACTCCAGTTCCATCTTTCCCACCCCACTTCCCAGTCCGGTGTTCCTGCCTGTCCCGTCCTCCCCACCACTGCAGTGCTCACCTGTCCATCCAGGCAGACAGGAACATCGTGGGCGGCCTGAGGCCTGGATATGGCAGCGGCCCATTTTGGAACAGAAGGAAGAACAGGGGTCCTTGAGTTGGGCCTGGCACCTCTGGCCAGTGAAGCCAGAGGGGCAGGTGCAGGAGAAGCTGGGGGCCAAGGGAGAGGGAAGgctgggggagcctgggagggCGGGAAGCAGAGCTTGGCAGCTGCCCCCATTCTGGCAGAGCTGGGCATCCTGGCAGGGGTCAGGAAACTGGCATGTCTCACCCAGGAAGCCAGGGGCacacctgagcaggggaggagagtggaAACTTAAGTCACTGGGTCCTCTTtgccttctctcccacctcccttcctttgccttcatttgtttccctttagtGCCTttacctcctccctttctccttccttcccagtccctcctcctccccagctctccctccccaTTTCCGGTCTCCCACTCCCAGGAGACACACTCACTGGCAGCTCCCTTGTCCCTGAGATAGGCTCAGGCAGGTGCCTCCGTTGGCACAGGGTTCTGGGAAGTCCCCACACCGAAGCACTAGGGATGGAGATGAGGAAGGCATGGGAGTGGGGAGCGCTGTGCTCCCAGATTTCTCTGGGTGCTTTGCTGCCTGCAGCAGCCCCACACGTGCTCTCAGCCACCACCACTTCTGCACTTGCCTGATCCTTAAGGGAGTGGTGCTCTTGCCCTCGCTTcgccccgcccccatcccagGCCTGGGGATCCTCTGAGCTCCTaatccccaccccctttcctgtTTATTAGCCAGCCTTCCAAGTCAGCCTCAGGCTCCATCCCTTGGAATGGAGACAACAGGGCTCAGGAGGGGGGCCCAGGGGACTCCTGGAAGGTGAATGGCTGAGACATTGAAGGGATTTCCTCCCGGAAGGGCCCAGCATTGAGCCATccggggggtggggacagctggACCGGGAAAGGGACTTGGTCAGCCCTTGACCTTCCCATGTCTCCATCTCCTGCTTTTTTCTCATCGCCTTCCCTAGCAGGTGGCCAGTCTTTTTCCCTCTTTACCTCCTAAATGTGATTGCAAGAGCCTGCTGTCCGCCAGCACTAAGGCCAACTGGGTTCTCCCTGAGGCGGGCACCCTCCCACCCATTCCCCAGACAGTCACCGCCCCTGGCACAGGCCCCAAAGCCTTGGTTTGTGCAGCTGCAGCAGCAGAGTCTTCTCTCCCTGCATTTGGGGGGTGATGGTGGTGAGATTCTCTTCCACCCGGTGTCCTCTCAAAGCATGGGGCTTGGCCCTCCGCCCCCAACCCATCAACACCCTCTTAAGGAAGATGGGTCCCGTCACCTCTCTACCCCATGCCTCACCTCTGGTCTTGACGACTGAGtgacacagcagcagcagcagcagtgaagGGGGCTGCATTCCAGAGCACCGCCCCACAcccagatcctctgcctcctcaggCAAGGACCCTCAGAGCCCTCAACCGAGGCAGGAGCCACCTCCTCTGCTcccatggccccttcctcctcctctgcccactgCAAGCCTCACGTCTGAGCTGTTTCCTGAGTCACACAATGTCCTGGACACCCTAGtgatgggagggggaggagtggaaCAACATTGAGGGGGATGAGGGAGGGGCCTTCTGTCCCTGACAacccctggggagagggggagtgggATGGTGTGGCAGGTGAACAGGACGGGAGCACCGGGCTGGGAGGGGAGGTTCTGGGTTCAGTCCCAGCCCTTCTGTTGTTGTGTGGTCTCCCCTTTCTAGAGATGAGAATGACAAGGTGGCTTACCCTTGCCCTGGGAGGGTCAGGGCCTGGAACAGAGGTGTGGGGTGCTGAGGCATCTTCTATTCCAGGTTAGTATCCGTGCTTCTTGGTCAATCTGCAACTTTCTATAAGTCGAAACCACTAACCTTGGCAGTGGGAATGCAGGGCACTCCTAGCCATTACCTTGGCCCTTGCTGGGGACTTAGTTTTCTCCTCTGGG from Felis catus isolate Fca126 chromosome B2 unlocalized genomic scaffold, F.catus_Fca126_mat1.0 chrB2_random_Un_scaffold_44, whole genome shotgun sequence encodes:
- the LOC123383580 gene encoding neurogenic locus notch homolog protein 4-like isoform X7, yielding MQPPSLLLLLLCHSVVKTRVLRCGDFPEPCANGGTCLSLSQGQGSCQCAPGFLGETCQFPDPCQDAQLCQNGGSCQALLPALPGSPSLPSPLAPSFSCTCPSGFTGQRCQAQLKDPCSSFCSKMGRCHIQASGRPRCSCLPGWTGEQCQLRDFCSANPCVNGGVCLATYPQIQCRCPPGFEGHACEHDINECFLDPGPCPKGTSCHNTLGSFWCHCPTGQEGPRCELQPGPCPRKGCPNGGTCQLVPGRDSTLHLCLCPQGFRGPSCEVNPDDCAGHQCQNGGTCLDGLSTYTCLCPEAWTGWDCSEDVDECEAQGPPRCQNGGTCQNSAGSFHCVCVSGCGGTGCEENLDDCVAATCAPGSTCIDRVGSFSCLCPPGRTGLLCHMEDMCLSQPCHGEAQCSTNPLTGSPLCLCQPGYSGPTCHQDLDECQMAQQGPSPCEHGGSCLNTPGSFDCLCPPGYTGSRCEADHNECLSQPCHLGSTCLDLLATFHCLCPPGLEGQLCEVETDECASAPCLNHADCQDLLNGFLCVCLPGFTGSRCEEDIDECGSSPCANGGQCQDQPGSFHCECLPGFEGPRCQAEVDECLSGPCPTGASCLDLPGAFFCLCPSGFTGHLCEVPLCAPNLCQPKQKCQDQEDKAHCLCPDGSPGCAPVEDNCTCHHGHCQRSSCVCDVGWTGPECEAELGGCISTPCAHGGTCHPQPSGYNCTCPTGYTGPTCSEELTACHSGPCLNGGSCSPSPGGYSCTCPRSHTGPRCQTSTDHCASGLAPPPASVLRASKAHAVREGPVLAVQTTPVGTGQPAKMVLRVPTASAPLATQETAARLWWTSVPRSPVHTIPTASRLGPPSSACASRDGPGLSATFHCPPARRLL